A stretch of Metabacillus sp. FJAT-52054 DNA encodes these proteins:
- a CDS encoding APC family permease, with amino-acid sequence MADQGKFKKTISLLDLTLIGLGAIFGSAWLFAVSNVASKAGPAGSFSWIIGGVIILLIGFVYAELGAALPRTGGIIRYPVYSHGHLVGYMISFITIIAYTSLISIEVTAVRQYVAFWFPGLTVNGSESPTVAGWLLQFGLLCLFFLLNYWSVKTFAKSNIIISIFKYFVPLTIITVLIFYFKSANLSAAGFAPSGFTGIQAAISTGGVMFAYLGLHPIVSVASEVKNPQRNIPIALFLCIILSAAIYTALQVLFIGAIPTDMLSSGWENIQKEFALPFKDIAVVLGLGWLAFLVVFDAILSPGGNGNIFMNTTARLVYAWSRNGTLFKIFSKIDQKTGIPRSSLWLSFGLSVFWTLPFPSWNALVNVCSVALILSYAIAPISSATFRVNAKNLEKPFKLRGMSVIAPLSFIFASYIVYWSGWTTISWLLASQLVMFVVYLLFSKYVPTREVSLAQQLKSSWWLIGYYVMMLVFSYTGSFGGGLGILSNPLDLILIAIGSLGIFYWAKYSGLPEALIDDDETDDAANQVQPASP; translated from the coding sequence ATGGCGGATCAGGGAAAATTTAAGAAAACCATCTCTTTGCTTGATTTAACACTAATAGGACTTGGAGCAATCTTTGGGTCTGCCTGGCTGTTTGCAGTAAGCAATGTCGCTTCCAAAGCAGGCCCAGCCGGAAGTTTCTCCTGGATAATCGGAGGAGTCATCATTTTACTGATTGGATTTGTATATGCCGAGCTTGGAGCAGCTTTGCCAAGGACGGGTGGGATTATTCGGTATCCGGTTTATTCGCATGGGCACCTGGTCGGTTATATGATTTCTTTCATTACCATTATTGCGTATACAAGTCTCATTTCCATTGAAGTAACGGCTGTAAGACAGTATGTTGCCTTTTGGTTTCCAGGTTTAACGGTTAATGGTTCAGAATCTCCAACTGTTGCTGGATGGCTGCTTCAATTCGGATTGCTGTGTCTCTTCTTTTTATTAAATTATTGGAGTGTAAAAACATTTGCCAAATCCAATATTATCATTTCAATTTTTAAGTATTTCGTTCCATTAACCATTATCACTGTGCTTATTTTCTACTTTAAATCTGCAAACCTCTCGGCAGCTGGATTTGCTCCTTCAGGATTTACCGGGATTCAGGCAGCCATATCTACCGGGGGAGTCATGTTCGCCTATCTCGGCCTGCATCCAATTGTATCGGTCGCAAGCGAAGTGAAAAATCCGCAGCGAAATATTCCGATTGCATTGTTTTTATGCATCATTTTATCAGCAGCCATATATACAGCCCTGCAGGTTCTGTTTATTGGTGCGATTCCAACGGACATGCTGTCTTCCGGCTGGGAGAACATTCAAAAAGAGTTTGCATTGCCATTTAAAGATATTGCTGTCGTTCTCGGACTGGGATGGCTTGCTTTCCTTGTTGTATTTGACGCCATATTGTCACCGGGAGGTAACGGGAATATCTTTATGAATACCACGGCACGCCTCGTGTATGCATGGTCAAGAAACGGAACACTATTTAAAATCTTTTCAAAAATCGATCAAAAAACAGGTATCCCAAGATCATCACTGTGGCTGTCATTCGGTCTTTCCGTTTTTTGGACTCTTCCGTTTCCTTCCTGGAATGCGCTAGTCAACGTGTGTTCTGTCGCATTAATCCTGTCCTATGCGATTGCACCGATCTCATCCGCCACTTTCAGAGTAAACGCCAAAAATCTTGAGAAGCCCTTTAAGCTTAGAGGAATGAGTGTGATAGCCCCTCTTTCATTCATTTTTGCCTCTTATATTGTGTATTGGTCAGGCTGGACAACGATCTCATGGCTTCTTGCATCGCAGCTCGTCATGTTTGTTGTTTATCTGTTATTTTCTAAATATGTTCCAACCCGTGAAGTCAGTTTGGCTCAGCAGCTTAAATCGTCTTGGTGGCTTATCGGATACTATGTCATGATGCTGGTTTTCTCTTATACCGGATCTTTCGGAGGAGGACTTGGAATACTATCAAACCCGCTCGACCTGATCCTGATTGCAATAGGATCACTTGGGATCTTCTATTGGGCCAAATATTCAGGCCTGCCTGAAGCCTTGATAGATGATGACGAAACCGATGATGCTGCAAACCAAGTTCAGCCTGCCAGCCCATAA
- a CDS encoding N-acetyltransferase, translating into MKIRIVTKAEYSFIEDFVYEIFKNTNYSDGVAEKALVREIREKHYYIPLLDLVVEERGVIIGHCILSKLPISNKYENEILMLSPVSVAINHQRQGVGKYMLEEGIELAAKMGYKGIIVEGDYRYYQRFGFRTSTEFGIYASKKNLPPSEENLMAMELCENGMENISGEVDYSIYDALRH; encoded by the coding sequence ATGAAAATAAGAATAGTTACTAAAGCAGAATATAGTTTTATTGAAGACTTTGTATATGAGATATTCAAAAATACCAATTATTCGGACGGAGTAGCTGAAAAAGCTTTAGTAAGAGAGATCCGAGAAAAACACTATTACATTCCCCTGCTTGATTTAGTTGTTGAGGAAAGAGGTGTGATTATAGGACACTGCATCCTCTCAAAACTTCCAATTAGTAACAAGTATGAAAATGAAATATTGATGTTATCACCAGTTTCAGTAGCAATTAATCATCAGCGTCAGGGTGTAGGTAAGTATATGTTGGAGGAAGGAATTGAATTGGCTGCAAAAATGGGATATAAGGGAATAATTGTTGAAGGAGATTATCGTTACTATCAACGCTTTGGATTTAGAACATCAACTGAATTTGGAATATATGCATCAAAAAAAAATCTTCCACCTTCTGAGGAGAATTTGATGGCTATGGAGTTGTGTGAAAATGGTATGGAAAACATTTCAGGTGAAGTGGATTATTCAATTTATGATGCCTTGAGACATTGA